Genomic DNA from Streptomyces sp. GS7:
ACGGAGGTGAATGCAACCGTAACTGCAACCAGGGTCAGCGGCGGCCGCGCAGTCTTGGGCAGGGGCGGCGGTGATGTGGGGAGCGGCGCGTCACCTGGCGAGTGGCTCGCTGGTGATCGCCGGGCGGACCTTGGTGAGCATCAGGTCGAGGAATTGGTCGGGGTGGCGGAAGGACGCGAAGTGGCTGGCGTTCCGGATGAGTGCGAAGTCCTTCACGGGGGCGGTCACGTCGTCGAAGAACCGACGGGCCGGTTCGGGCGGGGTGAGGACGTCGCTGTCGCCCTGGAAGACGAAGAACGGGATCCGGAACGCGGTGCCCTCGGCCCACTCGTCGACGGTCGCGGCCTGGAGCCCGAGCGGCTCCGAGAAATCCATGCCTTTCAGGTAGGTCCGGAGCCCGCGAAGCGTGTGCAGGGGAGAGAACCACAGCGAGCGGATCACTACGGTCTTCATCGTGTCGAAGGTCAACGGGTCGGTGGTGACGACGAGCTTGTTGTACTGCGACCACTGGTGCACGCTCCAGGTTGAGGCATCGGGGCCCATCGCGGTGACGGCGGCGAGCTCCTTGCGCTTGCCTGCCTTCCGCAGGCGGCCGAGCAGGGAGTGGTAGGCCGGGCGGTCGCGTCCGCCCGCGACGACGTTCTGGTCGGTGCCGACGTAGGCGGAGTACAGCTCGGGGTGGTTGCGGGCGAGGCGGAGTCCGAGAACGGTCCCCATGGAGTTGGCGACCAGCAGGACCTTCTCGACGCCGAGCCGGGCACGGACGTGCTCGGTCACTTCGACGGCGTCCCGGTGGAGGCGGTCGAGGGTCAGCTCGCCCTGTCCGGCCGGGCCGCCGTGGCCGAAGGTCTTGGCGGCGCCGCGCATGTCCCACCGCACGACGGTGAAGTGGCGCTCCCAGGCCCGCGTGCACGAGGCGTAGATCAGGTTGGACGCGCCGGGGCCGCCATGGATCTCCAGGATCACAGGGTTGCGTCGGTCCTCCCCGCGGACGGAGACCCACTGGTCGATGCCGCCGATGCGGACGAACCCGGACTCGTCGATGCCGTTCGGGGAGGTGATGCGCAGCCGCTTGGCGTTCGCGGTGCGCTTGGCCTGGCGGTAGCCCAGCAGGCCGGCGACGGGCGTGGCCAGGGTGGCGGCGGAGGCGGTGAGGATGGTGGCGAGCATGACGGTTCCCCCAACTGTTTATGTCATCAGCAGTTGCGTTTACGGTATATACAGTTGTGGGTGGCGTCAACGGGCATCACCGACTGCCGTCGAGAGGGAGGGCCGCATGGCCAAGGAGAAGGCGCGTGACCTGCGCGCGAGCATCGCGTTGCTGTGGGGGGAGCAGGAGCAGCCGACCCGCGGCCCCAAGCCGAGCCTGACTCCCTTGCGTATCGCGGAGGCCGCCGTGGCCATCGCCGACGCCGAGGATCTGACGGCCGTCTCCATGAGCAAGGTCGCCGCCGAGTTCGGCGTGTCGGCGATGGCGCTGTACCGCTATGTGCCGGGCAAGGCCGAACTGGTCGAGTTGATGGTCGAGTCGGTTCTCGCCGAGGCGCCCGATCTGTCAGCGGCAGGTAGTGGCTGGCGGCCACGGATCATCGAGTGGGCTCGCCAGTCCGAGCGCATCCATCGGGCCCACCCCTGGCTGCTGGCGGCCATCTCGATGCGCCGCCAGGTCATGGGGCCGAACCAGCTCGGCTGGCTGGACGCGGCGCTCGCGGCCCTGGAGCCCACCGGCCTCACGGCCGGCCAGCAGCACCGGGTCTTCCTTCTCGTCGCCGGCTTTGTGCGCACCCATGTCCAGCAGTTGCTCGACTTCGACGAGGAGCACAGCCAGGAGTGGAGCTACCTCACCGGAGAACTGCTCGACCGGCACGCCGACCGCTTCCCCGCTCTGACCCGCGCCATCGCCGCAGGCGCCTTCGCCCCCGACACCGCCGACCCCCTGGAGTTCGGCCTCGACCGGATCCTCGACGGCGTCCAGACCCTCATCGACCGCTCCTAGAGCCGCCGGCCGCCCCGTGCAAGTCCTGGGCCCTGTGGGTCCGCTGCGCGATCCAGCCTGCCATCGCCCGTACGCCGATGCCGATGGCTCGCTCGTCCGGGGCGAAGTCGGGGTAGTGCGGGTAGGCGGTTGTGATGGGTGCGCCGGGGGCACGGACGCCAAGGAAGGTGAACGTGCCGGGGACACGGTCCAGGTAGAGGGCGAAGTCCTCGCCGCTGAAGGGCGGGAACGCGGCATGGAGCACGGTGACCGCGTCCGGGCCCAGTGTGCGGCGCACGCGGCGGGCGAGCATGCGGGCGTCGTGCTCTGGGTAGACCATGGCGGGGAACGGATCGGTGGGGAAGCTGACCCCGGCCCCCGTGTACGACGTGGCCAGTCGGCGGATGTCCTCGCGTACCTCCGTGTAACGCTCCTGCGGCCAGCAGCGGTAGGACACGCTCACCGTGGCCTCCTGTGCTCTGGCCCGAACGGCCACGAACCGGGCCAGCGGCCCGTTGGGCGTCTGGGCGTCGGCGACTATCCGCTCGATGTCCGCAGGGGTCTGCGGGAGTGGCACCGTGGCGAGCGTGCCGATCTCGGCGGCCAGGCGTCGCGCGGCATCGTGTGATGGCGTGCGGGCGTGAGCTGCGATCGGGTAGGGCGAACTCGTCGATCTTCCCGTCCGGGGCGATCCGCCCGACGCCGCCGTCGTGACGGCGTTGGAACGGGGCTTGTTCCCGCCCGCCGACGGGCGTTGGACGCGCTACCCCGGGACGCTTTCGTTGCCGGATGCCGCCGGTGACGTGCCGTCAAGGCGCTTGAGCGAGAACGGGTAGTGCCCGCTGTACCCGGTGTCAGTGGCGGCGGCTAGGCTCTCGGCGTGACGCAGACAGCAGTTCCCCCAGGCTGGTATCAGGATCCGTACGGTGCCCCGGTTGTGCGCTGGTGGGACGGCTATCGCTGGACCGAACACACCCAGGCGTCGCCGCCGCCCGCGCCGCAGGCCCCGGTGTATGCGCAGCCGGCCGCCCCGGCACCCGCGTATCCGCAGCCGCCGGCCCAGCAGCAGTACCCGCCGCAGGCGCCCGCCCAGCAGCAGTACCCGCAGGCCCCGGCTCAGCAGCAGTACGCGCAGGCGGCGCCGGCTCAACAGCAGCAGTACGCGCAACCGCAGTACCCGCAGCCGCAGTCGGCCTATCAGCAGGCGGGCGGCGGTCCCGAGGCCCTGTTGTCGGCCGAGATCTTCAGGGTCGACCAGGACTTCAAGTGGGTCGACATCAGCACCAGTTACGCGGTCTGCGATCAGCAGGGCAACCAGATCGGTTCGGTCGCCGAGACCGGCCAGAACGCTGCTCGCAAGGCGCTGCGCTTCATGAGCAGCATGGACCGCTACCTCTCCCGCAAGTTCGAGATCCGGGACGCGGCCGGTGTCCCGTTCCTGGTGCTGAGCCGGGGTACCAAGGTCCTCAAGGCCCGGGTGGCGGTCGCCCGCCCGGACGGGTCGCCGGTGGGCGAGATTGTCCAGCAGGAAGTGATCGGCCGGATCAGCTTCGACCTGGTGGCCAACGGCCATACCGTCGGGCACATCCGAGCGGAGAACTGGATCCACTTCAGCTTTACGATCACCGACCACACGGGTACGCCGGTGGCCCGGATCGCCCGGACGCTGCTCGACGTGATCCTGGAGGGCATCGGCGGCCAGGACTACTACTACATCCAGGTGCTGCGTCCGATGGACGAACCCCTGCGCTCGCTGGCGCTGGCGGGTGCGCTCACCGTGGACACCATGCTCAAGCCCGACAAGGACGGCAACGCCTAGGCCCTCACCCACCGGACAGGCGCTTGGGCGCTGTCCGTGACATGGGCGTCGCGCCGGGGGCGGTGCCTGTACTCAGCGGCCGGAGCCGTCGGCGTGGTCGAACATTCCCAGGTGGTGGCGGGGGTGCGGGACCGGTGTGCGCTGGATCGCGATGATGGCGTCGTCGCAGGTTCCTTCACCATTGGGTGGTGGAGGCCAGCGACTGCGGATGCTACCCAGCCCCCTCCGCGACCGCCTCTGGTTAATCCTGCCGCGCCAGATCTCCCTCTGGGGGAGCCCCTGGGCCTCCAGTTCCACGACCGTGGGCTTGACGTCGTGGGTCATCTTCGGTGGCGCAGAACCGCAGCGGACTGACTTCGCTGTCAAACGACTCGATTCGATGACAACGGACACCCGCCCTGGCTCTGTA
This window encodes:
- a CDS encoding alpha/beta hydrolase, giving the protein MLATILTASAATLATPVAGLLGYRQAKRTANAKRLRITSPNGIDESGFVRIGGIDQWVSVRGEDRRNPVILEIHGGPGASNLIYASCTRAWERHFTVVRWDMRGAAKTFGHGGPAGQGELTLDRLHRDAVEVTEHVRARLGVEKVLLVANSMGTVLGLRLARNHPELYSAYVGTDQNVVAGGRDRPAYHSLLGRLRKAGKRKELAAVTAMGPDASTWSVHQWSQYNKLVVTTDPLTFDTMKTVVIRSLWFSPLHTLRGLRTYLKGMDFSEPLGLQAATVDEWAEGTAFRIPFFVFQGDSDVLTPPEPARRFFDDVTAPVKDFALIRNASHFASFRHPDQFLDLMLTKVRPAITSEPLAR
- a CDS encoding TetR/AcrR family transcriptional regulator; amino-acid sequence: MAKEKARDLRASIALLWGEQEQPTRGPKPSLTPLRIAEAAVAIADAEDLTAVSMSKVAAEFGVSAMALYRYVPGKAELVELMVESVLAEAPDLSAAGSGWRPRIIEWARQSERIHRAHPWLLAAISMRRQVMGPNQLGWLDAALAALEPTGLTAGQQHRVFLLVAGFVRTHVQQLLDFDEEHSQEWSYLTGELLDRHADRFPALTRAIAAGAFAPDTADPLEFGLDRILDGVQTLIDRS
- a CDS encoding phospholipid scramblase-related protein, giving the protein MTQTAVPPGWYQDPYGAPVVRWWDGYRWTEHTQASPPPAPQAPVYAQPAAPAPAYPQPPAQQQYPPQAPAQQQYPQAPAQQQYAQAAPAQQQQYAQPQYPQPQSAYQQAGGGPEALLSAEIFRVDQDFKWVDISTSYAVCDQQGNQIGSVAETGQNAARKALRFMSSMDRYLSRKFEIRDAAGVPFLVLSRGTKVLKARVAVARPDGSPVGEIVQQEVIGRISFDLVANGHTVGHIRAENWIHFSFTITDHTGTPVARIARTLLDVILEGIGGQDYYYIQVLRPMDEPLRSLALAGALTVDTMLKPDKDGNA